In Oryza sativa Japonica Group chromosome 3, ASM3414082v1, one DNA window encodes the following:
- the LOC9266028 gene encoding ubiquinol oxidase 4, chloroplastic/chromoplastic isoform X1: MVAVASASPLTAAAAPSMCCSPPAFLPLRAHRRRIFRAEAMKTQQEKKQTEVAVEESFPFRETAPPDEPLVTAEESWVVKLEQSVNIFLTESVITILDGLYRDRNYARFFVLETIARVPYFAFISMLHMYETFGWWRRADYIKVHFAESWNEFHHLLIMESSGTQLPRATPPFRPATLAEPHALCDDT; the protein is encoded by the exons ATGGTGGcggtcgcctccgcctccccgctcaccgccgcggcggcgccctccatgtgctgctcgccgcccgccttcctccctctccgtgcGCACCGCAGGAGGATTTTCCGCGCGGAGGCGATGAAGACGCAGCAGGAGAAGAAGCAGACCGAGGTGGCCGTCGAGGAGTCCTTCCCCTTCAGGGAGACGGCTCCTCCTGATGAGCCGCTGGTCACCGCCGAGGAGAGCTGGGTGGTTAAGCTCGAACAGTCTGTGAACATTTTCCTCACG GAGTCAGTCATCACGATACTTGATGGATTGTACCGTGACCGCAACTACGCTAGATTTTTCGTCTTGGAGACGATTGCTAGGGTGCCGTATTTTG CGTTTATCTCTATGCTTCACATGTATGAAACATTTGGCTGGTGGAGGAGAGCTGATTATATAAAGGTGCACTTTGCTGAGAGCTGGAATGAGTTCCATCACCTCTTAATCATGGAA TCATCCGGCACGCAGCTTCCGCGCGCTACTCCGCCGTTCCGCCCGGCGACGCTTGCGGAACCACACGCCCTCTGCGACGATACGTAA
- the LOC9266028 gene encoding ubiquinol oxidase 4, chloroplastic/chromoplastic isoform X3 encodes MVAVASASPLTAAAAPSMCCSPPAFLPLRAHRRRIFRAEAMKTQQEKKQTEVAVEESFPFRETAPPDEPLVTAEESWVVKLEQSVNIFLTESVITILDGLYRDRNYARFFVLETIARVPYFAFISMLHMYETFGWWRRADYIKVHFAESWNEFHHLLIMEVRL; translated from the exons ATGGTGGcggtcgcctccgcctccccgctcaccgccgcggcggcgccctccatgtgctgctcgccgcccgccttcctccctctccgtgcGCACCGCAGGAGGATTTTCCGCGCGGAGGCGATGAAGACGCAGCAGGAGAAGAAGCAGACCGAGGTGGCCGTCGAGGAGTCCTTCCCCTTCAGGGAGACGGCTCCTCCTGATGAGCCGCTGGTCACCGCCGAGGAGAGCTGGGTGGTTAAGCTCGAACAGTCTGTGAACATTTTCCTCACG GAGTCAGTCATCACGATACTTGATGGATTGTACCGTGACCGCAACTACGCTAGATTTTTCGTCTTGGAGACGATTGCTAGGGTGCCGTATTTTG CGTTTATCTCTATGCTTCACATGTATGAAACATTTGGCTGGTGGAGGAGAGCTGATTATATAAAGGTGCACTTTGCTGAGAGCTGGAATGAGTTCCATCACCTCTTAATCATGGAAGTACGTCTCTAG
- the LOC9266028 gene encoding ubiquinol oxidase 4, chloroplastic/chromoplastic isoform X2 → MVAVASASPLTAAAAPSMCCSPPAFLPLRAHRRRIFRAEAMKTQQEKKQTEVAVEESFPFRETAPPDEPLVTAEESWVVKLEQSVNIFLTESVITILDGLYRDRNYARFFVLETIARVPYFAFISMLHMYETFGWWRRADYIKVHFAESWNEFHHLLIMEKCS, encoded by the exons ATGGTGGcggtcgcctccgcctccccgctcaccgccgcggcggcgccctccatgtgctgctcgccgcccgccttcctccctctccgtgcGCACCGCAGGAGGATTTTCCGCGCGGAGGCGATGAAGACGCAGCAGGAGAAGAAGCAGACCGAGGTGGCCGTCGAGGAGTCCTTCCCCTTCAGGGAGACGGCTCCTCCTGATGAGCCGCTGGTCACCGCCGAGGAGAGCTGGGTGGTTAAGCTCGAACAGTCTGTGAACATTTTCCTCACG GAGTCAGTCATCACGATACTTGATGGATTGTACCGTGACCGCAACTACGCTAGATTTTTCGTCTTGGAGACGATTGCTAGGGTGCCGTATTTTG CGTTTATCTCTATGCTTCACATGTATGAAACATTTGGCTGGTGGAGGAGAGCTGATTATATAAAGGTGCACTTTGCTGAGAGCTGGAATGAGTTCCATCACCTCTTAATCATGGAA AAATGTAGCTGA
- the LOC9266028 gene encoding ubiquinol oxidase 4, chloroplastic/chromoplastic isoform X4, whose translation MVAVASASPLTAAAAPSMCCSPPAFLPLRAHRRRIFRAEAMKTQQEKKQTEVAVEESFPFRETAPPDEPLVTAEESWVVKLEQSVNIFLTESVITILDGLYRDRNYARFFVLETIARVPYFGEDLVVHARYSLQRLSLCFTCMKHLAGGGELII comes from the exons ATGGTGGcggtcgcctccgcctccccgctcaccgccgcggcggcgccctccatgtgctgctcgccgcccgccttcctccctctccgtgcGCACCGCAGGAGGATTTTCCGCGCGGAGGCGATGAAGACGCAGCAGGAGAAGAAGCAGACCGAGGTGGCCGTCGAGGAGTCCTTCCCCTTCAGGGAGACGGCTCCTCCTGATGAGCCGCTGGTCACCGCCGAGGAGAGCTGGGTGGTTAAGCTCGAACAGTCTGTGAACATTTTCCTCACG GAGTCAGTCATCACGATACTTGATGGATTGTACCGTGACCGCAACTACGCTAGATTTTTCGTCTTGGAGACGATTGCTAGGGTGCCGTATTTTGGTGAGGATCTCGTCGTACATGCTCGCTATAGCCTGCAG CGTTTATCTCTATGCTTCACATGTATGAAACATTTGGCTGGTGGAGGAGAGCTGATTATATAA
- the LOC4334774 gene encoding cyclin-dependent kinase F-3 isoform 2 (isoform 2 is encoded by transcript variant 3): MERYKVIREIGDGTCGNVFRAYNTETNEIVAVKKMKRKFFQWEECISLREVKALQKLNHPNIVKLKEVTMENHELFFIFENMECNLYDVIRERQAAFSEEEIRNFMVQILQGLAYMHNNGYFHRDLKPENLLVTDGTVKIADFGLAREVSSSPPYTDYVSTRWYRAPEVLLQSSAYTPAIDMWAVGAILAELFTLSPLFPGGSETDQLYKICAVLGTPDHTVWPEGMNLPRSSSFNFFQIPPRNLWELIPNATLEAIDLIQQLCSWDPRRRPTAEQSLQHPFFNVGNWVPRPLHASHTKTIETRPNPRLELNLWDFGTEPEDNYLDLTLSLKPSFPGTDFSNNVPEHTKEEILLYPGFENPPVQSAGFWPLVASDRPMGDVPAMSSWPQAYVVDGQATLPAVGFSGSPFGLSPLQPNLFENRSFATPIRQVNFF; the protein is encoded by the exons ATGGAAAG GTACAAAGTGATAAGGGAGATAGGCGATGGCACCTGTGGGAATGTTTTTAGGGCTTATAACACTGAAACAAATGAAATT GTTGCAGTTAAAAAAATGAAGAGGAAGTTTTTCCAATGGGAAGAGTGCATTAGTCTGCGAGAGGTGAAG GCACTTCAAAAACTGAATCATCCCAACATTGTGAAGTTAAAGGAGGTGACTATGGAAAATCACGAGTTGTTCTTCATTTTTGAAAACATG GAATGCAATTTGTATGATGTCATAAGAGAAAGGCAAGCTGCTTTCTCAGAAGAGGAGATACGGAACTTTATGGTGCAGATACTGCAAGGTCTTGCATATATGCATAACAACGGTTATTTCCATCGTGACCTGAAACCTG AAAATCTGTTGGTGACAGATGGCACTGTTAAAATTGCTGACTTTGGGTTGGCAAGAGAAGTATCTTCCAGTCCTCCTTATACTGACTATGTTTCCACCAGATG GTATCGAGCTCCAGAGGTGCTGCTACAATCGTCAGCTTACACACCTGCTATTG ATATGTGGGCTGTTGGTGCAATTTTGGCTGAGCTTTTCACACTGTCTCCACTTTTCCCTGGTGGAAG CGAGACTGATCAGCTATACAAAATATGTGCTGTGCTTGGGACACCGGATCATACTGTCTGGCCAGAGGGAATGAACCTGCCTCGTTCAAGCAGCTTTAATTTTTTCCAG ATCCCACCAAGAAATCTATGGGAGCTTATTCCTAATGCTACTTTGGAAGCTATCGACTTGATTCAG CAACTTTGTTCCTGGGATCCACGAAGAAGGCCAACTGCTGAGCAATCACTACAGCATCCGTTCTTTAAT GTGGGCAACTGGGTACCAAGGCCACTCCATGCCTCTCACACAAAGACAATTGAAACTA GACCGAATCCAAGGTTGGAACTGAACCTGTGGGATTTTGGTACAGAACCTGAGGACAACTACCTTGATTTAACTCTGAGTCTAAAGCCAAGTTTTCCTGGAACAG ATTTTTCTAACAATGTTCCAGAGCATACAAAAGAG GAAATTCTGCTGTACCCAGGATTTGAAAATCCTCCTGTGCAGTCAG CAGGGTTTTGGCCTCTCGTTGCATCAGACCGGCCAATGGGCGATGTTCCAGCCATGTCATCCTGGCCACAGGCATATGTGGTTGACGG CCAAGCCACACTTCCAGCTGTTGGATTCTCTGGTTCTCCATTCGGTTTGTCCCCCTTACAACCAAATCTGTTTGAGAACCGTTCGTTCGCAACACCCATCCGGCAGGTCAATTTCTTCTGA
- the LOC4334774 gene encoding cyclin-dependent kinase F-3 isoform 1 (isoform 1 is encoded by transcript variant 1) translates to MERYKVIREIGDGTCGNVFRAYNTETNEIVAVKKMKRKFFQWEECISLREVKALQKLNHPNIVKLKEVTMENHELFFIFENMECNLYDVIRERQAAFSEEEIRNFMVQILQGLAYMHNNGYFHRDLKPENLLVTDGTVKIADFGLAREVSSSPPYTDYVSTRWYRAPEVLLQSSAYTPAIDMWAVGAILAELFTLSPLFPGGSETDQLYKICAVLGTPDHTVWPEGMNLPRSSSFNFFQIPPRNLWELIPNATLEAIDLIQQLCSWDPRRRPTAEQSLQHPFFNVGNWVPRPLHASHTKTIETRPNPRLELNLWDFGTEPEDNYLDLTLSLKPSFPGTDFSNNVPEHTKEEILLYPGFENPPVQSGFWPLVASDRPMGDVPAMSSWPQAYVVDGQATLPAVGFSGSPFGLSPLQPNLFENRSFATPIRQVNFF, encoded by the exons ATGGAAAG GTACAAAGTGATAAGGGAGATAGGCGATGGCACCTGTGGGAATGTTTTTAGGGCTTATAACACTGAAACAAATGAAATT GTTGCAGTTAAAAAAATGAAGAGGAAGTTTTTCCAATGGGAAGAGTGCATTAGTCTGCGAGAGGTGAAG GCACTTCAAAAACTGAATCATCCCAACATTGTGAAGTTAAAGGAGGTGACTATGGAAAATCACGAGTTGTTCTTCATTTTTGAAAACATG GAATGCAATTTGTATGATGTCATAAGAGAAAGGCAAGCTGCTTTCTCAGAAGAGGAGATACGGAACTTTATGGTGCAGATACTGCAAGGTCTTGCATATATGCATAACAACGGTTATTTCCATCGTGACCTGAAACCTG AAAATCTGTTGGTGACAGATGGCACTGTTAAAATTGCTGACTTTGGGTTGGCAAGAGAAGTATCTTCCAGTCCTCCTTATACTGACTATGTTTCCACCAGATG GTATCGAGCTCCAGAGGTGCTGCTACAATCGTCAGCTTACACACCTGCTATTG ATATGTGGGCTGTTGGTGCAATTTTGGCTGAGCTTTTCACACTGTCTCCACTTTTCCCTGGTGGAAG CGAGACTGATCAGCTATACAAAATATGTGCTGTGCTTGGGACACCGGATCATACTGTCTGGCCAGAGGGAATGAACCTGCCTCGTTCAAGCAGCTTTAATTTTTTCCAG ATCCCACCAAGAAATCTATGGGAGCTTATTCCTAATGCTACTTTGGAAGCTATCGACTTGATTCAG CAACTTTGTTCCTGGGATCCACGAAGAAGGCCAACTGCTGAGCAATCACTACAGCATCCGTTCTTTAAT GTGGGCAACTGGGTACCAAGGCCACTCCATGCCTCTCACACAAAGACAATTGAAACTA GACCGAATCCAAGGTTGGAACTGAACCTGTGGGATTTTGGTACAGAACCTGAGGACAACTACCTTGATTTAACTCTGAGTCTAAAGCCAAGTTTTCCTGGAACAG ATTTTTCTAACAATGTTCCAGAGCATACAAAAGAG GAAATTCTGCTGTACCCAGGATTTGAAAATCCTCCTGTGCAGTCAG GGTTTTGGCCTCTCGTTGCATCAGACCGGCCAATGGGCGATGTTCCAGCCATGTCATCCTGGCCACAGGCATATGTGGTTGACGG CCAAGCCACACTTCCAGCTGTTGGATTCTCTGGTTCTCCATTCGGTTTGTCCCCCTTACAACCAAATCTGTTTGAGAACCGTTCGTTCGCAACACCCATCCGGCAGGTCAATTTCTTCTGA
- the LOC4334775 gene encoding uncharacterized protein translates to MSRCFPFPPPGYEKTARPDGQLASHLLEKEKHKEKKHKKDKKDKERKEGKDKKDKERSKDKHRDKKDRKEKHKDKKKDKSKDKSRELEEGTERHSEALHGQKVGESSRKSEEIKDPKSREDLVTRTQNEKGTTNQSVQNFSVSNQRGREGFSAAPALENERTAANKMHSHSINASRKTEVLGQKSISINQQKNGTAIRRGDNITSSSQRTSDVFIAAPTAEKERVKVARPLSNSTDSAPKKDGMGQRINNISILVQKRTDSPNKETAKKEAGTNSPLLPSPANTMHKGNGKVGRPMEIPTQRFDSPSTSSATAGTDRGMPRSSIPSPSITIRRPNGLVRPPESISISSKKPDAGGASPAMGKEKEQGGRILQNNIIDPKQINSKPPTMEKITDGRTERMEKVRDGAPDVAKEDKKSDRHEKKKRKEKDKHKEKKRDKEAKKEKDEQNNNKEHDKLRENSINYQVDNSLHMKSSTPPLAPPADDAKAAQADENLKKRKNHEMNGYLQNHHDTMRPTKLPRPAHSNTPVENGTASHVAAPLSSVKPEAINIEKAIRQHKKEEKINGNQEGQRSSVEPRLHDPLVASENGAPTKKLPHPDSKYLSQIYSIPEAPQMMEWHGHDDQDWLFDHDGTQPKKTESETEADGASQVWAQPLKIDQADVIALPYVIPY, encoded by the exons ATGTCTCGCTGCTTCCCGTTTCCGCCCCCAGGATATGAGAAGACCGCCCGCCCCGACGGCCAGCTAGCCTCGCACCTGCTCGAAAAG GAGAAACACAAGGAGAAGAAGCATAAGAAGGACAAGAAggacaaagaaagaaaagaaggcaAAGACAAGAAGGATAAAGAAAGGAGCAAAGACAAGCACAGAGATAAAAAGGATCGGAAAGAAAAACACAAAGACAAGAAAAAGGACAAGAGCAAAGATAAAAGCAGGGAATTAGAAGAAGGAACTGAAAGACACAGCGAGGCTCTCCATGGGCAAAAAGTTGGAGAGAGCAGCAGGAAGTCTGAAGAAATTAAGGATCCTAAATCCAGGGAGGACTTGGTCACGAGGACACAAAATGAGAAAGGGACGACGAATCAATCTGTTCAGAACTTTTCTGTTTCAAATCAACGAGGTCGTGAAGGCTTTAGTGCTGCACCTGCACTGGAGAATGAAAGAACTGCAGCTAATAAAATGCATAGTCACTCTATTAATGCTTCAAGGAAAACTGAGGTCTTGGGACAGAAGAGCATCAGCATCAACCAACAAAAAAATGGGACAGCAATTCGACGTGGAGACAACATCACCAGTTCATCTCAAAGAACTTCTGATGTCTTCATTGCAGCACCTACAGCAGAAAAAGAAAGAGTTAAAGTTGCAAGGCCTCTCTCTAACTCTACTGATTCTGCACCAAAGAAAGATGGGATGGGACAGCGAATCAATAACATTAGCATACTGGTTCAGAAGAGAACTGATAGTCCAAACAAAGAGACTGCGAAGAAAGAAGCTGGCACCAATTCTCCACTGCTTCCAAGCCCTGCTAATACCATGCATAAGGGAAATGGTAAGGTTGGTCGGCCAATGGAGATTCCAACACAGAGGTTTGACAGTCCATCGACTTCTAGTGCAACAGCAGGGACAGATAGAGGAATGCCTAGGTCATCTATCCCAAGCCCAAGTATTACAATACGAAGGCCAAATGGGCTTGTACGACCACCTGAGAGCATTTCCATTTCTTCTAAGAAACCTGATGCAGGAGGTGCTTCCCCTGCTATGGGGAAGGAAAAGGAACAGGGTGGAAGGATATTGCAGAATAATATTATCGATCCAAAACAGATTAATTCAAAACCTCCAACTATGGAGAAAATTACAGATGGAAGAACTGAAAGGATGGAGAAGGTCAGAGATGGGGCACCTGATGTTGCAAAGGAGGATAAGAAGAGTGATCGAcacgagaaaaagaaaaggaaagagaaagataaacacaaagagaagaaaagggataAAGAGGCAAAGAAGGAGAAAGACGAACAAAATAATAACAAAGAGCATGATAAGCTAAGAGAAAACAGTATAAATTATCAGGTAGATAATAGTCTTCACATGAAGTCCTCAACCCCTCCTTTAGCCCCACCAGCTGATGATGCAAAAGCTGCCCAAGCTGATGAAAACCTGAAGAAGCGAAAGAACCACGAGATGAATGGCTACTTGCAAA ACCATCATGATACAATGCGGCCTACAAAGTTGCCAAGACCAGCCCACTCCAACACTCCTGTGGAGAATGGTACAGCATCTCATGTAGCCGCGCCACTCTCTTCTGTGAAGCCGGAGGCCATAAATATTGAAAAGGCTATAAGGCAACACAAGAAGGAAGAGAAGATCAATGGCAACCAGGAAGGTCAACGATCTTCAGTTGAGCCACGGCTTCATGATCCTCTAGTTGCATCCGAGAATGGTGCACCTACTAAGAAGTTGCCACACCCAGACAGCAAGTATCTCAGTCAGATATACAGCATTCCTGAAGCACCTCAAATGATGGAATGGCATGGGCACGATGACCAGGACTGGCTGTTTGACCATGATGGCACACAACCAAAGAAAACCGAGTCAGAGACTGAGGCCGATGGAGCTTCCCAAGTGTGGGCTCAGCCTCTGAAGATTGACCAGGCAGATGTCATTGCGTTACCATACGTCATTCCCTATTAA
- the LOC107277808 gene encoding CRIB domain-containing protein RIC4, translating into MKERRGSAGVFPFSIGCMSQSAVDVADPHDKKSTTTTQNDPSSSSASAAAMAAAAQSAEEEGGGEKVKGATAAAAAAVASSGIVATGVQRLIKGIKSLSQIFAMYDDEEEDEEEREMVIGYPTDVQHVGHIGWDGMNKVGGMVNAFSLPSSLSLRQLEMAMEAAHA; encoded by the exons ATGAAGGAACGCCGCGGCAGCGCCGGCGTCTTCCCCTTCTCCATCGGCTGCATGTCGCAgtccgccgtcgacgtcgccgacCCGCACGACAAgaagtcgacgacgacgacgcagaacgacccttcctcctcctccgcctccgccgccgccatggccgccgccgcacaga GCGcggaggaagaaggcggcggcgagaaggtgaaaggcgccacggcggcggcggcggcggcggtggcgtcctcTGGCATCGTGGCCACCGGCGTGCAGCGGCTGATCAAGGGGATCAAGAGCCTGTCCCAGATTTTCGCCATgtacgacgacgaggaggaagacgaagaggagagggagatggtgATCGGGTACCCGACCGACGTGCAGCACGTCGGCCACATCGGGTGGGACGGCATGAACAAGGTCGGAGGCATGGTGAACGCCTTCTCCCTCccatcctccctctccctccgaCAGCTCGAGATGGCCATGGAAGCAGCTCATGCCTGA